The following are encoded in a window of Sinomonas cyclohexanicum genomic DNA:
- a CDS encoding FHA domain-containing protein: protein MVSDERRNVGADEVTQRQESASETTSIQMPPIHGETTMTPQLSPEEASAVAALPYGSALLIAHAGPNAGARFLLDSEVTTAGRHPDADIFLDDVTVSRRHAEFRRAGNGFEVVDAGSLNGTYVNHDRVDQVTLRNGSEVQIGKFRLTFYASPAQSPVQPTG from the coding sequence ATGGTGAGCGACGAGCGCCGAAACGTCGGCGCCGACGAGGTCACGCAGCGTCAGGAATCTGCGTCGGAGACGACGTCGATCCAGATGCCGCCGATCCACGGCGAGACGACGATGACGCCGCAGCTGAGCCCAGAAGAGGCCTCAGCGGTCGCTGCGCTCCCGTACGGCTCGGCGCTGCTCATCGCCCACGCCGGCCCGAACGCGGGGGCCCGGTTCCTGCTGGATTCCGAGGTCACCACGGCTGGCCGCCACCCGGACGCCGACATCTTCCTCGACGATGTGACGGTCTCGCGCCGCCACGCCGAGTTCCGCCGCGCGGGCAACGGGTTCGAGGTGGTGGATGCGGGCAGCCTCAACGGCACCTACGTCAACCATGACCGCGTAGACCAGGTGACGCTTCGGAACGGCTCGGAAGTGCAGATCGGCAAGTTCCGCCTCACGTTCTACGCGAGCCCTGCGCAGAGCCCGGTGCAGCCCACCGGCTGA
- a CDS encoding ParA family protein, with product MQVVSISSLKGGVGKTSVTTGLASAALAAGIPTLVVDLDPHADASTALGVVPDGKLEVGRMLKAPKRVFLEDNVVPSAWVRRAAALNGQQNRILDVAYGGSLSGVYDRPDLGRRDLRRLSIVLDGLEGYGLVLIDCPPSLNGLTRMAWAASHRVLLVAEPGLFSVAGTERTLRAIQLFKQEYAPKLAPAGIVANRVRPSSTEHGYRLDEMGQMFGPLLLEPHIPEVANWQQIQGAAHAVHHWPGEAARGTSALYDELLGAVLRQSRDFRPRVAR from the coding sequence GTGCAAGTAGTCAGCATCAGCAGCCTGAAGGGCGGAGTCGGGAAGACGTCGGTCACCACGGGCCTCGCCTCGGCAGCCCTCGCCGCCGGTATCCCCACTCTCGTTGTAGACCTCGATCCGCACGCTGATGCCTCGACCGCCCTCGGCGTCGTCCCCGACGGCAAGCTCGAGGTAGGCCGCATGCTCAAGGCCCCGAAGCGCGTCTTCCTCGAGGACAACGTGGTCCCGAGCGCGTGGGTGCGCCGGGCCGCCGCGTTGAACGGCCAGCAGAACCGCATCCTCGATGTGGCCTACGGCGGGTCCCTCAGCGGCGTGTATGACCGCCCCGACCTCGGGCGCCGCGACCTCCGCCGCCTCAGCATCGTCCTCGACGGGCTCGAGGGGTACGGGCTCGTGCTCATCGACTGCCCGCCGTCCCTCAATGGGCTCACCCGCATGGCCTGGGCCGCGAGCCACCGCGTGCTCCTCGTCGCCGAGCCCGGCCTATTCTCGGTGGCCGGCACGGAGCGCACCCTGCGGGCCATCCAACTCTTCAAGCAGGAGTACGCCCCCAAGCTCGCGCCGGCCGGCATCGTCGCGAACCGGGTGCGCCCCTCATCCACGGAGCACGGCTACCGGCTCGACGAGATGGGGCAGATGTTCGGCCCCCTCCTGCTAGAGCCGCACATCCCCGAGGTGGCCAACTGGCAGCAGATCCAGGGCGCGGCGCATGCCGTGCACCACTGGCCTGGCGAGGCGGCCCGGGGTACGTCCGCGCTCTACGACGAATTGCTCGGCGCTGTCCTGAGGCAGAGCCGCGACTTCCGTCCTCGCGTGGCGCGCTAG
- the ftsR gene encoding transcriptional regulator FtsR, protein MAAAQPERRGSSALNIGEVLATLAEDFPSMTASKIRFLEEKGLISPHRTPSGYRQYSDGDVERLRFILSLQRDQYLPLKVIKDYLDAVDRGERPESLPGGMSIAPRPVTDELGAQLSATRPRSLSEAQLRAESGASARLVESMLSFGLITVEDGRFDAHALTVARTCVALEGRGLEPRHLRPFQTAAEREVGLIEQAVAPSASRRDTASRARAAEEARELSELFMTLHRALVHGMISRMDG, encoded by the coding sequence ATGGCAGCAGCCCAGCCCGAGCGGAGGGGATCCTCTGCCCTCAACATCGGGGAGGTCCTGGCCACGTTGGCTGAGGACTTCCCGTCCATGACGGCGTCCAAGATCCGCTTCCTCGAGGAAAAGGGCCTCATCTCGCCGCATCGGACCCCCTCCGGGTACCGGCAGTACAGCGATGGGGATGTTGAACGGCTGCGCTTCATCCTGTCCCTCCAGCGTGACCAGTACCTTCCCCTGAAGGTCATCAAGGACTACCTCGACGCGGTCGACCGCGGCGAGCGGCCCGAGAGCCTGCCGGGTGGCATGAGCATCGCGCCCCGCCCCGTCACGGACGAGCTCGGCGCGCAGCTCTCCGCGACGCGGCCGCGGTCGCTGAGTGAGGCGCAGCTCCGGGCGGAGTCCGGTGCGAGCGCGCGGCTCGTCGAGTCGATGCTGAGCTTCGGGCTGATCACGGTCGAGGACGGCCGGTTCGACGCCCACGCCCTGACCGTGGCCCGCACGTGTGTGGCGCTCGAGGGCCGCGGCCTCGAGCCCCGGCACCTGCGGCCCTTCCAGACCGCGGCGGAGCGTGAGGTCGGCCTGATCGAGCAGGCGGTCGCGCCGAGCGCATCGCGCCGGGACACCGCGTCCCGCGCCCGCGCGGCAGAGGAGGCGCGGGAGCTCAGCGAGTTGTTCATGACCCTTCACCGTGCGCTCGTCCACGGGATGATCTCGAGGATGGATGGCTGA
- a CDS encoding MerR family transcriptional regulator, producing the protein MSPKREHGDLRHRSGENEDVPVGTQGLLFDDDLPDLDEEAGYRGPTACKAAGITYRQLDYWARTGLVEPTVRGAAGSGSQRLYGFRDILVLKVVKRLLDTGVSLQQIRSAVGHLRERGVEDLAQITLMSDGASVYECTSADEVIDLVQGGQGVFGIAVGRVWREVEGSLAELPSEHAADQTFPGDELSKRRAARKTG; encoded by the coding sequence GTGAGTCCCAAGCGAGAGCATGGAGATCTTCGGCATCGGTCTGGTGAGAACGAAGACGTGCCGGTGGGCACCCAGGGCCTTCTGTTCGACGACGACCTGCCTGACTTGGACGAGGAGGCCGGATACCGCGGCCCGACGGCGTGCAAGGCCGCCGGCATCACCTACCGCCAGCTCGACTACTGGGCCCGTACGGGACTGGTCGAGCCGACCGTCCGCGGGGCCGCCGGCAGCGGTTCGCAGCGACTCTACGGCTTCCGTGACATCCTCGTGCTCAAGGTGGTCAAGCGCCTCCTCGACACCGGAGTGTCCCTTCAGCAGATCCGCAGTGCCGTGGGACACCTGCGCGAGCGTGGGGTCGAGGACCTCGCCCAGATCACGCTCATGAGCGACGGCGCGTCCGTGTACGAGTGCACGTCCGCCGACGAGGTCATCGATCTCGTCCAAGGTGGCCAGGGTGTCTTCGGGATCGCGGTCGGGCGCGTGTGGCGAGAAGTGGAGGGCAGCCTCGCCGAGCTGCCGAGCGAGCACGCTGCGGACCAGACGTTTCCCGGTGATGAGCTGAGCAAGCGCCGCGCCGCACGCAAGACCGGCTGA
- a CDS encoding pyruvate carboxylase: MFSKILVANRGEIAIRAFRAGYELGAKTVAVFPHEDRNSIHRQKADEAYLIGEEGHPVRAYLDVDEIVRVAKEAGADAIYPGYGFLSENPELARAAAGAGITFVGPPADVLELAGHKVHALEAARKAGIPVLKSSAPSSDADELLVAADEIGFPIFVKAVAGGGGRGMRRVDTREGLPEALNAAMREADAAFGDPTVFLEQAVLRPRHIEVQVLADAEGNVVHLFERDCSLQRRHQKVIEIAPAPQLDESIRQALYSDAIKFAKALGYVNAGTVEFLVDTVGERAGQHVFIEMNPRIQVEHTVTEEVTDVDLVQAQLRIASGETLEDLGLTQDRIHLKGAALQCRITTEDPANGFRPDVGKITGYRSAGGAGVRLDGGTIYQGAEISPHFDSMLVKLTCRGRDYATAVKRARRALAEFRIRGVSTNIPFLQAVLDDEDFVAGNVATSFIDERPELLKARSSADRGTKLLTWLAEVTVNKPNGELKVHADPRSKLPKVSLQDAPAGSRQRLLELGPEGFAKALREQNAVAVTDTTFRDAHQSLLATRVRTRDLVAAGPAVSVLTPELLSVEAWGGATYDVALRFLGEDPWQRLAALRAAIPNICIQMLLRGRNTVGYTPYPEEVTVAFVKEAAATGIDIFRIFDALNDVNQMAPAIKAVRETGTAVAEVALCYTGDLLDPAEDLYTLDYYLDLAQKIVDAGAHVLAIKDMAGLLRPAAAAKLVTALRERFDLPVHLHTHDTVGGQLATLLAAVEAGVDAVDVASAALAGTTSQVSASALVAALAHTPRDTGISLKNVSALEPYWEAVRRVYAPFESGLPGPTGRVYQHEIPGGQLSNLRQQAMALGLGERFEAIEDMYAAADRILGRLVKVTPSSKVVGDLALHLVGLGADPDEFRENPQKFDIPESVIGFLGGELGDPPGGWPEPFRTKALQGRTVKVREETLSAADSAALEGDSATRRATLNRLLFPGPTKDYQGSRDAYGNLAVLDTRDYLYGLQLGQEHVIELEKGVRLIAQLEAISEPDEKGMRTVIATLNGQSRPVAVRDRSVQSNVKQAEKADATNPGHIAAPFAGAVTVIAKEGDLIQAGDSVATIEAMKMEAAITSPVAGKVARVVVNGVSQVQGGDLLLVVGAE, from the coding sequence ATGTTCTCCAAGATTCTGGTAGCGAACCGCGGTGAAATCGCCATCCGCGCGTTCCGAGCGGGCTACGAGCTCGGTGCCAAGACGGTCGCGGTGTTCCCGCACGAAGACCGCAATTCCATCCACCGCCAGAAGGCGGACGAGGCCTACCTCATTGGCGAGGAAGGCCACCCCGTCCGCGCCTATCTGGATGTGGACGAGATTGTCCGTGTGGCCAAGGAGGCCGGCGCGGATGCGATCTACCCTGGCTACGGCTTCCTTTCCGAGAACCCCGAGCTGGCACGTGCCGCCGCCGGCGCGGGCATCACGTTCGTGGGCCCGCCCGCGGACGTTCTCGAGCTCGCCGGCCACAAGGTCCACGCGCTCGAGGCCGCGCGCAAGGCCGGCATCCCGGTCCTGAAGTCCTCGGCGCCCAGCTCCGACGCCGACGAGCTCTTGGTGGCCGCTGACGAGATCGGCTTCCCGATCTTCGTCAAGGCCGTGGCCGGTGGCGGCGGGCGCGGTATGCGCCGCGTCGACACGCGCGAGGGCCTCCCCGAGGCGCTCAACGCGGCCATGCGCGAGGCCGATGCCGCGTTCGGCGACCCGACCGTGTTCCTTGAGCAGGCCGTGCTCCGTCCGCGCCACATCGAGGTCCAGGTCCTTGCCGACGCCGAGGGCAACGTGGTGCACCTGTTCGAGCGGGACTGCTCGCTCCAGCGGCGCCACCAGAAGGTCATCGAGATCGCTCCGGCCCCTCAGCTCGACGAGTCCATCCGCCAGGCCCTGTACTCGGACGCCATCAAGTTCGCCAAGGCGCTCGGCTACGTCAACGCGGGCACCGTCGAGTTCCTCGTGGACACCGTGGGCGAGCGCGCCGGCCAGCACGTGTTCATCGAGATGAACCCGCGCATCCAGGTCGAGCACACGGTCACCGAGGAGGTCACCGACGTCGACCTCGTCCAGGCCCAGCTGCGCATCGCCTCGGGCGAGACGCTCGAGGACCTCGGCCTCACGCAGGACCGGATCCACCTCAAGGGCGCCGCCCTGCAGTGCCGCATCACCACCGAGGACCCTGCCAACGGGTTCCGTCCCGACGTCGGCAAGATCACCGGCTACCGCTCGGCCGGCGGCGCCGGCGTGCGGCTCGATGGCGGCACGATCTACCAGGGTGCCGAGATCAGCCCGCACTTCGACTCGATGCTGGTCAAGCTCACGTGCCGCGGCCGCGACTACGCGACCGCGGTCAAGCGCGCGCGGCGTGCCCTCGCGGAGTTCCGCATCCGCGGCGTCTCCACGAACATCCCGTTCCTCCAGGCCGTGCTGGACGACGAGGACTTCGTGGCCGGCAATGTCGCCACCTCGTTCATCGACGAGCGGCCCGAGCTCCTCAAGGCACGGTCCTCCGCGGACCGCGGGACCAAGCTGCTCACGTGGCTCGCCGAGGTCACGGTCAACAAGCCCAACGGCGAGCTCAAGGTCCACGCCGACCCGCGTTCCAAGCTGCCCAAGGTCAGCCTCCAGGACGCGCCCGCAGGCTCCCGGCAGCGGCTGCTCGAGCTCGGTCCGGAGGGCTTCGCGAAGGCTCTGCGCGAGCAGAATGCCGTGGCCGTCACGGACACGACGTTCCGCGACGCGCACCAGTCGCTGCTCGCGACCCGCGTCCGCACCCGCGACCTTGTGGCCGCCGGCCCGGCGGTCTCGGTCCTGACCCCCGAGCTGCTCTCGGTCGAGGCCTGGGGAGGCGCGACCTACGACGTCGCGCTCCGCTTCCTCGGCGAGGACCCGTGGCAGCGTCTCGCCGCCCTCCGTGCCGCGATCCCGAACATCTGCATCCAGATGCTCCTGCGCGGCCGCAACACGGTCGGCTACACGCCGTACCCGGAGGAAGTCACGGTTGCCTTCGTGAAGGAGGCCGCCGCGACCGGCATCGACATCTTCCGCATCTTCGATGCGCTCAACGATGTCAACCAGATGGCCCCCGCCATCAAGGCCGTCCGCGAGACCGGCACCGCCGTGGCCGAGGTTGCCCTGTGCTACACGGGCGACCTGCTCGACCCGGCCGAGGACCTCTACACGCTCGACTACTACCTGGACCTCGCGCAGAAGATCGTCGACGCCGGTGCCCACGTCCTCGCGATCAAGGACATGGCCGGCCTCCTGCGTCCCGCCGCGGCCGCCAAGCTGGTCACCGCGCTCCGCGAGCGCTTCGACCTTCCCGTCCACCTGCACACGCACGACACGGTGGGTGGTCAGCTCGCCACCCTGCTCGCCGCGGTCGAGGCCGGGGTCGACGCCGTCGACGTCGCCTCGGCGGCCCTCGCGGGCACGACGAGCCAGGTCTCTGCGTCCGCGCTCGTCGCGGCGCTGGCCCACACCCCGCGCGACACGGGCATCTCGCTGAAGAACGTCAGCGCGCTCGAGCCGTACTGGGAAGCCGTTCGCCGCGTGTACGCACCGTTCGAGTCCGGCCTCCCGGGGCCCACGGGCCGCGTCTACCAGCACGAGATCCCCGGCGGCCAGCTCTCCAACCTGCGCCAGCAGGCGATGGCCCTCGGCCTGGGGGAGCGGTTCGAGGCGATCGAGGACATGTACGCCGCCGCGGACCGGATCCTCGGCCGCCTTGTCAAGGTCACGCCGTCCTCCAAGGTGGTGGGCGACCTTGCCCTCCACCTCGTGGGCCTCGGCGCCGACCCCGACGAGTTCCGTGAGAACCCGCAGAAGTTCGACATCCCGGAGTCGGTCATCGGCTTCCTCGGCGGCGAGCTCGGCGACCCGCCCGGCGGCTGGCCGGAGCCCTTCCGGACGAAGGCGCTCCAGGGCCGCACCGTGAAGGTGCGCGAGGAAACCCTCTCGGCCGCTGATTCCGCGGCGCTGGAGGGGGACTCGGCCACCCGCCGTGCCACCCTCAACCGGCTCCTGTTCCCCGGCCCGACCAAGGACTACCAGGGCAGCCGGGATGCCTACGGCAACCTCGCGGTCCTCGACACCCGCGACTACCTCTACGGGCTCCAGCTCGGCCAGGAACACGTCATCGAGCTCGAGAAGGGCGTCCGGCTCATCGCACAGCTCGAGGCCATCTCCGAGCCGGACGAGAAGGGCATGCGGACGGTCATCGCCACGCTCAACGGCCAGTCCCGCCCGGTGGCCGTGCGTGACCGGTCGGTGCAGAGCAACGTCAAGCAGGCGGAGAAGGCCGACGCCACCAACCCGGGCCACATCGCCGCGCCGTTCGCGGGCGCTGTCACGGTCATCGCGAAGGAGGGCGACCTCATCCAGGCCGGCGACTCCGTTGCGACGATCGAGGCCATGAAGATGGAGGCCGCGATCACCTCGCCTGTGGCAGGGAAGGTGGCACGCGTCGTCGTGAACGGCGTGTCCCAGGTCCAGGGCGGCGACCTGCTCCTGGTCGTCGGGGCAGAGTAG
- a CDS encoding MinD/ParA family ATP-binding protein produces MTEDTTPKPGPRRSTAKSTQGASHEPTEAAVPPGAAESAPSVGSEGEPGGAEAGDVVSTAPESSPIDVVTVSDAQDRTSAESLSAFTTLSVPLDPGAVPPAPSQPPAGWLAGPAPTTGGPQEEVGPGFQPRGSATVTEEDGTEAAAAGVSERRSRAEGPEPAASLTSDRLVAKTAAPPAAGWRRWLYFTTFGYVNLGDSDAVRMQRALEHRIAVRLGERTRYVPVLSRKGGVGKTTVTTLLGMALADLREDRVIAMDANPDRGTLSDRNPGRASHTARQLVKDRFEVDSFAQLSNYTAREGSRLDVLASDADPMVAHAFNDSDYRAVTDILGRYYSIVLTDSGTGMVHSVMQGTLEKADAVVLVSGGSVDEARLASETLSWLEAHGRDDLVRKAIVVINMAAGDGTRVSVDEIEEHFRTRVSHVVRIPHDRHLAEGSQVDFSKLRPATRAAAVELAALVVDELTED; encoded by the coding sequence ATGACCGAGGACACGACGCCCAAGCCCGGGCCGCGCCGCAGCACGGCCAAGTCGACACAGGGGGCTTCCCACGAGCCCACGGAGGCCGCCGTGCCCCCGGGGGCCGCGGAGTCGGCACCCTCCGTGGGCTCCGAGGGGGAGCCGGGGGGCGCCGAGGCCGGTGACGTGGTGTCCACGGCGCCCGAGTCCTCGCCCATCGACGTCGTCACCGTGAGCGATGCGCAGGACCGCACGAGCGCCGAGTCCCTCTCCGCCTTCACGACATTGTCCGTGCCCCTCGATCCAGGGGCAGTGCCGCCTGCGCCGTCCCAGCCGCCAGCGGGGTGGCTTGCGGGCCCGGCGCCGACGACCGGGGGACCGCAGGAGGAGGTCGGCCCGGGCTTCCAGCCTCGCGGTTCAGCGACCGTCACCGAGGAGGACGGGACCGAGGCTGCCGCGGCGGGCGTGAGCGAGCGCAGGTCACGCGCCGAGGGCCCCGAGCCCGCCGCGTCGCTGACCTCGGACCGCCTCGTGGCCAAGACCGCCGCGCCGCCCGCGGCCGGCTGGCGGCGGTGGCTCTACTTCACGACCTTCGGCTACGTGAACCTCGGTGACTCCGATGCCGTGCGGATGCAGCGTGCGCTCGAGCACCGCATCGCGGTACGGCTGGGCGAGCGAACCAGATACGTGCCCGTCCTCTCGCGCAAGGGCGGCGTGGGGAAGACCACCGTGACCACTTTGCTCGGCATGGCCCTCGCCGACCTGCGCGAGGACCGCGTGATCGCGATGGATGCCAACCCGGACCGCGGCACCCTCTCGGACCGCAACCCTGGCAGGGCGTCCCACACGGCACGCCAGCTGGTCAAGGACCGGTTCGAGGTCGACTCCTTCGCCCAGCTGTCCAACTACACCGCCCGGGAAGGGTCGCGGCTCGATGTGCTGGCCTCGGACGCCGATCCGATGGTCGCGCACGCGTTCAACGACTCCGACTACCGCGCCGTCACGGACATCCTCGGGCGCTACTACTCAATTGTCCTGACCGATTCCGGGACCGGGATGGTCCACTCGGTCATGCAGGGCACCCTCGAGAAGGCCGACGCCGTGGTGCTGGTGTCCGGGGGAAGCGTCGACGAGGCGCGGCTCGCCTCCGAGACGCTCTCGTGGCTCGAGGCGCACGGCCGCGACGACCTCGTGCGGAAGGCGATCGTGGTCATCAACATGGCCGCCGGCGATGGTACGCGCGTGTCCGTCGACGAGATCGAGGAGCACTTCCGTACACGGGTCTCCCATGTGGTGCGCATTCCCCACGACCGGCACCTCGCGGAAGGCTCGCAGGTCGACTTCTCCAAGCTGCGGCCGGCGACCCGCGCGGCCGCCGTCGAGCTCGCGGCACTCGTCGTCGATGAGCTGACGGAGGACTGA
- the gcvH gene encoding glycine cleavage system protein GcvH has translation MSNVPAELSYTAEHEWISMEPGDGVVRVGITDFAQDALGDVVYVQMPEVGTEVTANGVVGEVESTKSVSDIYAPVTGKVVGRNEALDADPALVNSDPYGEGWLFEIALADEAETDALLSAAQYEQQVG, from the coding sequence ATGAGCAATGTCCCCGCGGAGCTGTCCTACACCGCTGAGCACGAGTGGATCTCGATGGAGCCTGGCGACGGGGTGGTGCGTGTCGGCATCACGGATTTCGCCCAGGACGCCCTCGGCGACGTCGTCTACGTCCAGATGCCCGAGGTCGGCACCGAGGTGACCGCGAACGGCGTCGTGGGCGAGGTTGAGTCCACCAAGAGCGTCAGCGACATCTACGCCCCCGTGACGGGCAAGGTCGTGGGGCGCAACGAGGCGCTCGACGCTGACCCCGCACTGGTGAACTCGGACCCCTACGGCGAGGGCTGGCTCTTCGAGATCGCCCTGGCCGACGAGGCCGAGACGGACGCGCTGCTCAGTGCCGCACAGTACGAGCAGCAGGTAGGGTAG
- a CDS encoding bifunctional nuclease family protein has product MIEVEVVGVRIELPSNQPLVLLKESQGERHLPIWIGTAEASAIALAQQHVVPPRPLTHDLLVSVVHALGRQVVSATIVAVEDSVFYAQLGFDDGTTVESRASDALAVALRVNCRIWCADAVLEEAGVQLADGNEGGEEGGETAEEESEMRRFREFLADVEPEDFDE; this is encoded by the coding sequence ATGATCGAGGTAGAAGTTGTGGGCGTGCGGATCGAGCTGCCTTCCAACCAGCCCCTCGTGCTCCTCAAGGAGTCCCAGGGCGAACGGCACCTTCCGATCTGGATCGGAACGGCCGAGGCCAGCGCGATCGCCCTCGCCCAGCAGCATGTGGTGCCGCCGCGGCCACTCACGCACGACCTGCTCGTCTCCGTGGTGCACGCGCTCGGGCGCCAGGTGGTGAGTGCCACGATCGTCGCCGTCGAGGACAGCGTCTTCTACGCCCAGCTGGGTTTCGACGACGGCACCACGGTCGAGTCCAGGGCCTCGGATGCCCTCGCCGTCGCGCTCCGCGTGAACTGCCGCATCTGGTGCGCGGACGCGGTGCTCGAGGAGGCGGGCGTCCAGCTCGCAGACGGCAACGAGGGCGGCGAGGAGGGCGGCGAGACTGCCGAGGAGGAGAGTGAGATGCGGCGCTTCCGCGAGTTCCTCGCCGATGTCGAGCCGGAGGACTTCGACGAGTAG
- a CDS encoding Fpg/Nei family DNA glycosylase, giving the protein MPELPEVNALAAYLDDRLAGASIERVQIGAVHALKTADPPYTALVGRRVDSVGRRGKFLVVVTTPPDGETGGADDGGRVAVVVHLALGGWVRLLDTLPEAGIPRGKGYVAARFGFVRDGVGSGLELTEAGTFKKLALYIVRRLEDVPGIADLGPEPLDDAFTLEAFRTILRHKKQIKGLLRDQKLIAGIGNAYSDEILHAAKISPFAIAATLDDETTARLYDAMRSVLGAALEEALGRPPEELKDEKRRSMRVHRRAGEPCPVCGDTILEVSFADSALQYCPTCQTGGRPLADRRTSKFLK; this is encoded by the coding sequence ATGCCGGAACTCCCTGAGGTGAATGCGCTGGCGGCGTATCTCGATGATCGCCTCGCCGGCGCGAGCATCGAACGCGTCCAGATCGGCGCGGTGCACGCCCTCAAGACCGCCGATCCGCCCTACACCGCCCTCGTCGGCCGCCGTGTCGACTCAGTGGGGCGGCGCGGCAAGTTCCTCGTGGTGGTGACCACCCCGCCGGACGGCGAGACCGGCGGAGCGGACGACGGCGGGCGAGTCGCCGTCGTCGTGCATCTCGCCCTGGGCGGGTGGGTGAGGCTCCTCGACACCCTGCCGGAAGCGGGAATCCCGCGCGGCAAGGGGTACGTCGCGGCGCGATTCGGGTTCGTGCGGGACGGCGTGGGGAGCGGGCTCGAGCTCACCGAGGCGGGCACGTTCAAGAAGCTCGCGCTGTACATCGTCCGGCGGCTCGAGGACGTGCCCGGCATCGCCGACCTCGGACCCGAGCCCCTCGACGACGCGTTCACGCTCGAGGCCTTCCGGACGATCCTGCGGCACAAGAAGCAGATCAAGGGCCTGCTGCGGGACCAGAAGCTCATCGCCGGGATCGGCAACGCGTACAGCGACGAGATCCTGCACGCGGCGAAGATCTCGCCGTTCGCGATCGCCGCCACGCTCGACGACGAGACGACCGCGCGCCTCTACGATGCGATGCGCAGTGTGCTTGGCGCGGCGCTCGAGGAGGCACTGGGGCGCCCGCCCGAGGAGCTCAAGGACGAGAAGCGGCGCTCCATGCGCGTTCACCGGCGCGCCGGCGAGCCGTGTCCCGTGTGCGGGGACACGATCCTGGAGGTCTCCTTCGCGGACAGTGCCCTCCAGTACTGCCCCACGTGCCAGACCGGCGGCAGGCCGCTCGCGGACAGGCGCACCTCGAAGTTCCTCAAGTAG